The following proteins are encoded in a genomic region of Takifugu rubripes chromosome 9, fTakRub1.2, whole genome shotgun sequence:
- the eea1 gene encoding early endosome antigen 1 isoform X1 produces MLRRILQMTPGKGGSQNAESEPPSADLNHDQTSEGFICPQCMKSHNSAEELFKHYDLFHDTGELPAHVAPTREDLTMLRQEVQDLHASLKEERWFSGELKKELDKVQGHLKQSDGQTDPAESALERKLNEAETEKFNIKQMKDLFEQKAAQLATEIVDLKSRLDEEKSLREAADHKLAKLTEQLQKEKQENDRLQTELLQRPGVEDVEVLQKELVQVQTLMDSMSREREEESERLKTHYEELEANHINAELHKLEMTISQLKAELEKGPQEVAVYTKEIHELKSSLNSLQQQSQSLSEKLARKEKEHLQLKEMLATETTTKKNVQDGLREREQEVQELQSRVIGAEASLQKARADLQERSEEVAKLKIEMGELEVKHAELKVERKQLEQQREEKESHGAQQQTEISQLHAKLLETERQLGEVEGRLKEQRQLSGEKLKDREQQAADLQLKLSRTEEQLKESATKNTDLQHQLEKAKQQHQELQVLQQNTNGKLREAQNDLEQVLRQIGDKDQKIQNLEALLQKSKDIVSQLEAERDDLCAKIQAGEGETAVLNQLKEKNQALQGQVTQLTDKLKNQSESNKQAQDNLHKQVQEQKTLLRSAQDRAHTMETTVTELTAQLTDSKEKVSQLDAQLKAKTEMLLSAEAAKAAQKANMENSLETAQHALQDKQQELNKVQKKIEEQAQSLKEKREQCTQLETNLKEYKDKVLSSEQHVEQLQSLNKRLESQLGELQTTHEQVQQEVQNLQKEGTEMKQKAKELHHSLETAKEGVRSLKEEIKTKTTALTDVQQQLKCSEQDRATLTMNLDKINQEQTKLNSKLQNLMADLQKAQQEKEAHKKEVGSLQENLANNKKALKESQNALDAERKTHKSAVEEREKSNEKARQELLKKNEALTKAVNDSKEQLEQLREAEKRLKVQLTSAEQQHLKAQEGLKEKQNQLEKLQAQLKTVQGNFEMETKKLKGQIAELQENGAKKAEEESQLRMQVSGLSEELTSEKCRTTELQQALEQSQESHSKLQSDFYGKESEVSALHQDLKASEEKLKLAQEELAGNQTYQTGLEAQIKELQVARSSLEQELEKRNQKLQQQEQTLNDSEKQQSQVMEELRKEKSKVEELNKVQNDLEKNNTRLIKDVTALKEKGQKELGELQEAKQLLIQQKLELQTRVEAAQDDLEQERTEHQATKDSILQQKEQFLAQIKDMQDKLLAEKKAKEEQVKRGEEAEAKLNVQVTALNENVATLKREWQSSQRRVGELEKHTDELRGEIAVLEATVQNNQDERRALLERCVKGEGEIEKLQAKVVELRRKLEDTTAAMQELGRENQSLQIKQSQSLTRKWTEDNEVQNCMACGKGFSVTVRKHHCRHCGNIFCAECSSRNALTPSSKKPVRVCETCFEELQG; encoded by the exons ACCCCTGGGAAGGGGGGTTCTCAGAATGCAGAATCAGAGCCACCCAGCGCAGACCTGAATCATGATCAAACATCAGAG GGCTTCATCTGTCCTCAGTGCATGAAATCTCACAACTCTGCAGAGGAGCTTTTTAAGCACTATGATCTGTTCCATGATACTGGAGAATTACCCGCTCACGTGGCCCCCACTCG GGAAGACCTTACAATGTTGCGGCAGGAGGTTCAGGACTTGCACGCATCTCTCAAG GAGGAACGATGGTTCTCTGGAGAGCTAAAGAAGGAATTAGACAAAGTCCAGGGGCACCTGAAGCAA AGTGATGGACAGACGGACCCAGCTGAATCAG CCCTTGAAAGGAAGTTGAATGAAGCAGAAACTGAGAAGTTTAACATCAAGCAGATGAAAGACTTGTTTGAGCAGAAGGCTGCCCAGCTGGCCACAGAGATAGTAG ACCTAAAGTCCCGCCTTGATGAAGAGAAGAGCCTCCGGGAGGCTGCTGACCACAAACTGGCTAAACTTACggaacagctgcagaaagagaagcaggagaaCGACAGACTCCAAACAGAGCTG CTGCAACGGCCCGGtgtggaggatgtggaggtGCTGCAGAAGGAGCTGGTGCAGGTGCAGACATTGATGGACAGTATGTCTCGTGAGAGGGAAGAAGAGTCTGAACGTCTCAAAACCCACTACGAAGAGCTGGAGGCAAATCACATTAACGCAGAG CTTCATAAACTGGAG ATGACCATTTCCCAGCtgaaagcagagctggagaagggTCCACAGGAAGTAGCTGTCTACACAAAAGAGATTCATGAGCTGAAGAGCAGTCTGAacagtctgcagcagcaaagcCAG AGCCTGTCAGAAAAGCTTGCACGTAAGGAGAAAGAGCATCTGCAACTGAAGGAAATGTTAGCTACAGAGACCACCACTAAGAAGAATGTCCAAGACGGTctgagggagagggagcaggaggttCAAGAGCTACAGTCTCGGGTCATTGGGGCTGAGGCTTCTCTGCAGAAGGCCCGGGCAGATCTCCAAGAGAGGAGTGAGGAAGTGGCAAAGCTGAAGATTGAGATGGGGGAGCTGGAGGTGAAGCATGCAGAGCTGAAGGTTGAACGAAAACAGTTGGAGCagcaaagggaagaaaaagagagtcatggagcacagcagcagactgAGATCAGTCAG CTGCACGCCAAACTGCTGGAGACAGAGCGGCAGCTAGGCGAAGTTGAAGGTCGTTTGAAAGAACAGAGGCAGCTGTCGGGGGAGAAATTAAAGGACCGCGAGCAACAAGCAGCTGACCTCCAACTCAAACTGTCTCGTACAGAGGAGCAG TTGAAGGAAAGTGCCACTAAGAAcacagacctgcagcatcaACTGGAAAAAGccaaacagcagcaccaggaacTGCAGGTGTTGCAGCAAAACACAAACGGCAAACTCCGGGAGGCCCAG AATGACCTGGAGCAAGTCCTGCGTCAGATTGGGGATAAGGACCAGAAGATTCAGAATCTGGAGGCACTGCTACAGAAGAGCAAAGACATTGTGAGCCAGCTAGAGGCTGAGAGAGACGACCTATGTGCCAAGATCCAAGCCGGCGAGGGGGAAACGGCCGTGCTCAACCAGCTTAAAGAGAAAAACCAGGCATTACAAGGACAG GTTACACAGCTGACAGACAAACTGAAAAACCAATCTGAAAGCAACAAGCAAGCTCAGGATAATCTCCACAAGCAGGTCCAGGAGCAGAAGACCTTGTTGCGCTCCGCCCAGGACCGAGCCCATACCATGGAGACTACAGTCACTGAGCTCACTGCTCAACTCACTGACAGCAAGGAGAAAGTGTCCCAGCTAGATGCTCAG CTGAAAGCCAAAACAGAAATGCTGCTCTCCGCTGAAGCTGCGAAGGCTGCACAGAAAGCCAACATGGAGAACAGCCTGGAGACTGCTCAGCATGCTTTGCAGGACAAGCAGCAG GAGTTAAATAAGGTGCAGAAGAAGATAGAGGAGCAGGCCCAAAGCCTCAAGGAGAAAAGGGAGCAGTGCACACAGCTAGAAACCAACTTGAAGGAATACAAAGACAAGGTATTGTCTTCAGAGCAGCACGTCGAACAGCTACAGAGCCTCAATAAG AGACTGGAGTCACAGCTTGGGGAACTGCAGACTACacatgagcaggtgcagcaagAAGTGCAGAACTTGCAGAAGGAAGgcacagagatgaaacagaaggCTAAAGAGCTTCATCACTCGCTGGAGACGGCGAAGGAAGG GGTTAGAAGtctaaaagaggaaataaagacaaagacaaCTGCTTTGACTgatgttcagcagcagctgaaatgCTCCGAACAGGACAGAGCTACTCTTACAATGAACCTGGACAAAATCAACCAAGAGCAAACAAAGCTAAACAGTAAACTTCAAAACCTCATGGCAGATTTACAAAAGGcccagcaggagaaagaggctCACAAGAAGGAGGTTGGCTCCTTGCAGGAGAACCTAGCAAACAATAAAAAGGCCCTAAAAGAGAGTCAGAATGCACTGGATGCTGAGAGGAAGACCCATAAGTCAGCGGTGGAGGAGAGA GAAAAGTCCAACGAGAAGGCCAGACAGGAACTTCTTAAAAAGAACGAGGCCCTGACCAAGGCGGTGAACGACTCTAAAGAGCAGTTGGAGCAGCTGAGGGAG GCAGAGAAAAGATTGAAAGTACAGTTGACTTCAGCGGAGCAGCAGCACTTAAAAGCTCAGGAGGGGCTAAAGGAAAAGCAGAATCAGTTGGAGAAGCTTCAAGCACAACTTAAGACTGTACAAGGGAACTTTGAGATGGAGACAAAGAAACTAAAGGGCCAAATAGCAGAGTTGCAAGAAAATGGTGCCAAAAAG gcagaagaagaaagtcAACTTCGGATGCAGGTGTCAGGACTGAGCGAAGAACTAACTTCCGAGAAGTGTCGCACAACAGAACTGCAACAGGCTTTGGAACAAAGCCAGGAAAGTCACAGCAAGCTGCAGTCTGACTTTTACGGCAAGGAGTCTGAAGTGTCTGCACTGCATCAAGACCTGAAG GCctctgaggagaagctgaaacttgcccaggaggagctggctgGTAATCAAACCTATCAGACAGGTTTAGAAGCTCAAATCAAGGAGCTACAAGTGGCTCGAAGCTCGCTGGAGCAAGAGTTGGAAAAACGAAACCAGAAGCTCCAACAGCAGGAGCAAACTTTAAACGATTCTGAGAAGCAACAG tCTCAAGTGATGGAAGAACTGAGAAAGGAGAAGAGTAAAGTGGAGGAGCTAAATAAGGTCCAGAATGACTTGGAGAAGAACAACACACGACTGATTAAAGATGTAACGGCACTAAAGGAGAAAGGGCAAAAG GAACTGGGTGAACTACAGGAAGCCAAACAGCTGCTGATTCAGCAGAAGTTGGAGCTTCAGACTCGGGTGGAAGCGGCACAAGATgatctggagcaggagaggacggAGCATCAGGCCACTAAAGACAGCATTCTGCAACAAAAAGAGCAGTTCCTCGCCCAAATTAAAGATATGCAGGATAAATTG TTGGCTGAGAAGAAAGCCAAAGAGGAGCAGGTGAAGCGTGGCGAGGAGGCAGAAGCCAAGCTGAACGTGCAGGTGACGGCCCTAAATGAAAACGTGGCCACATTGAAGAGAGAGTGGCAGAGCAGCCAGCGGAGAGTcggggagctggagaagcatACGGATGAGCTGAGAGGAGAGATCGCTGTGCTGGAGGCCACCGTCCAGAACAACCAGGATGAGAGACGGGCACTTCTAGAAAG gtgtgtaAAGGGTGAAGGTGAAATCGAGAAACTGCAGGCCAAagtggtggagctgaggaggaaactggAAGACACCACAGCAGCCATGCAGGAGCTCGGCAGAGAGAACCAGTCACTCCAG ATTAAGCAGTCCCAGTCTCTGACCAGAAAGTGGACGGAGGATAACGAAGTGCAGAACTGCATGGCCTGCGGGAAAGGCTTTTCTGTCACTGTCAGGAAG CACCACTGCAGACATTGCGGGAACATTTTCTGCGCTGAATGTTCATCGAGGAACGCCCTCACACCGTCCTCCAAAAAGCCAGTCAGGGTCTGCGAGACCTGCTTCGAGGAGCTCCAAGGCTGA
- the eea1 gene encoding early endosome antigen 1 isoform X2, with the protein MLRRILQMTPGKGGSQNAESEPPSADLNHDQTSEGFICPQCMKSHNSAEELFKHYDLFHDTGELPAHVAPTREDLTMLRQEVQDLHASLKEERWFSGELKKELDKVQGHLKQSDGQTDPAESALERKLNEAETEKFNIKQMKDLFEQKAAQLATEIVDLKSRLDEEKSLREAADHKLAKLTEQLQKEKQENDRLQTELLQRPGVEDVEVLQKELVQVQTLMDSMSREREEESERLKTHYEELEANHINAEMTISQLKAELEKGPQEVAVYTKEIHELKSSLNSLQQQSQSLSEKLARKEKEHLQLKEMLATETTTKKNVQDGLREREQEVQELQSRVIGAEASLQKARADLQERSEEVAKLKIEMGELEVKHAELKVERKQLEQQREEKESHGAQQQTEISQLHAKLLETERQLGEVEGRLKEQRQLSGEKLKDREQQAADLQLKLSRTEEQLKESATKNTDLQHQLEKAKQQHQELQVLQQNTNGKLREAQNDLEQVLRQIGDKDQKIQNLEALLQKSKDIVSQLEAERDDLCAKIQAGEGETAVLNQLKEKNQALQGQVTQLTDKLKNQSESNKQAQDNLHKQVQEQKTLLRSAQDRAHTMETTVTELTAQLTDSKEKVSQLDAQLKAKTEMLLSAEAAKAAQKANMENSLETAQHALQDKQQELNKVQKKIEEQAQSLKEKREQCTQLETNLKEYKDKVLSSEQHVEQLQSLNKRLESQLGELQTTHEQVQQEVQNLQKEGTEMKQKAKELHHSLETAKEGVRSLKEEIKTKTTALTDVQQQLKCSEQDRATLTMNLDKINQEQTKLNSKLQNLMADLQKAQQEKEAHKKEVGSLQENLANNKKALKESQNALDAERKTHKSAVEEREKSNEKARQELLKKNEALTKAVNDSKEQLEQLREAEKRLKVQLTSAEQQHLKAQEGLKEKQNQLEKLQAQLKTVQGNFEMETKKLKGQIAELQENGAKKAEEESQLRMQVSGLSEELTSEKCRTTELQQALEQSQESHSKLQSDFYGKESEVSALHQDLKASEEKLKLAQEELAGNQTYQTGLEAQIKELQVARSSLEQELEKRNQKLQQQEQTLNDSEKQQSQVMEELRKEKSKVEELNKVQNDLEKNNTRLIKDVTALKEKGQKELGELQEAKQLLIQQKLELQTRVEAAQDDLEQERTEHQATKDSILQQKEQFLAQIKDMQDKLLAEKKAKEEQVKRGEEAEAKLNVQVTALNENVATLKREWQSSQRRVGELEKHTDELRGEIAVLEATVQNNQDERRALLERCVKGEGEIEKLQAKVVELRRKLEDTTAAMQELGRENQSLQIKQSQSLTRKWTEDNEVQNCMACGKGFSVTVRKHHCRHCGNIFCAECSSRNALTPSSKKPVRVCETCFEELQG; encoded by the exons ACCCCTGGGAAGGGGGGTTCTCAGAATGCAGAATCAGAGCCACCCAGCGCAGACCTGAATCATGATCAAACATCAGAG GGCTTCATCTGTCCTCAGTGCATGAAATCTCACAACTCTGCAGAGGAGCTTTTTAAGCACTATGATCTGTTCCATGATACTGGAGAATTACCCGCTCACGTGGCCCCCACTCG GGAAGACCTTACAATGTTGCGGCAGGAGGTTCAGGACTTGCACGCATCTCTCAAG GAGGAACGATGGTTCTCTGGAGAGCTAAAGAAGGAATTAGACAAAGTCCAGGGGCACCTGAAGCAA AGTGATGGACAGACGGACCCAGCTGAATCAG CCCTTGAAAGGAAGTTGAATGAAGCAGAAACTGAGAAGTTTAACATCAAGCAGATGAAAGACTTGTTTGAGCAGAAGGCTGCCCAGCTGGCCACAGAGATAGTAG ACCTAAAGTCCCGCCTTGATGAAGAGAAGAGCCTCCGGGAGGCTGCTGACCACAAACTGGCTAAACTTACggaacagctgcagaaagagaagcaggagaaCGACAGACTCCAAACAGAGCTG CTGCAACGGCCCGGtgtggaggatgtggaggtGCTGCAGAAGGAGCTGGTGCAGGTGCAGACATTGATGGACAGTATGTCTCGTGAGAGGGAAGAAGAGTCTGAACGTCTCAAAACCCACTACGAAGAGCTGGAGGCAAATCACATTAACGCAGAG ATGACCATTTCCCAGCtgaaagcagagctggagaagggTCCACAGGAAGTAGCTGTCTACACAAAAGAGATTCATGAGCTGAAGAGCAGTCTGAacagtctgcagcagcaaagcCAG AGCCTGTCAGAAAAGCTTGCACGTAAGGAGAAAGAGCATCTGCAACTGAAGGAAATGTTAGCTACAGAGACCACCACTAAGAAGAATGTCCAAGACGGTctgagggagagggagcaggaggttCAAGAGCTACAGTCTCGGGTCATTGGGGCTGAGGCTTCTCTGCAGAAGGCCCGGGCAGATCTCCAAGAGAGGAGTGAGGAAGTGGCAAAGCTGAAGATTGAGATGGGGGAGCTGGAGGTGAAGCATGCAGAGCTGAAGGTTGAACGAAAACAGTTGGAGCagcaaagggaagaaaaagagagtcatggagcacagcagcagactgAGATCAGTCAG CTGCACGCCAAACTGCTGGAGACAGAGCGGCAGCTAGGCGAAGTTGAAGGTCGTTTGAAAGAACAGAGGCAGCTGTCGGGGGAGAAATTAAAGGACCGCGAGCAACAAGCAGCTGACCTCCAACTCAAACTGTCTCGTACAGAGGAGCAG TTGAAGGAAAGTGCCACTAAGAAcacagacctgcagcatcaACTGGAAAAAGccaaacagcagcaccaggaacTGCAGGTGTTGCAGCAAAACACAAACGGCAAACTCCGGGAGGCCCAG AATGACCTGGAGCAAGTCCTGCGTCAGATTGGGGATAAGGACCAGAAGATTCAGAATCTGGAGGCACTGCTACAGAAGAGCAAAGACATTGTGAGCCAGCTAGAGGCTGAGAGAGACGACCTATGTGCCAAGATCCAAGCCGGCGAGGGGGAAACGGCCGTGCTCAACCAGCTTAAAGAGAAAAACCAGGCATTACAAGGACAG GTTACACAGCTGACAGACAAACTGAAAAACCAATCTGAAAGCAACAAGCAAGCTCAGGATAATCTCCACAAGCAGGTCCAGGAGCAGAAGACCTTGTTGCGCTCCGCCCAGGACCGAGCCCATACCATGGAGACTACAGTCACTGAGCTCACTGCTCAACTCACTGACAGCAAGGAGAAAGTGTCCCAGCTAGATGCTCAG CTGAAAGCCAAAACAGAAATGCTGCTCTCCGCTGAAGCTGCGAAGGCTGCACAGAAAGCCAACATGGAGAACAGCCTGGAGACTGCTCAGCATGCTTTGCAGGACAAGCAGCAG GAGTTAAATAAGGTGCAGAAGAAGATAGAGGAGCAGGCCCAAAGCCTCAAGGAGAAAAGGGAGCAGTGCACACAGCTAGAAACCAACTTGAAGGAATACAAAGACAAGGTATTGTCTTCAGAGCAGCACGTCGAACAGCTACAGAGCCTCAATAAG AGACTGGAGTCACAGCTTGGGGAACTGCAGACTACacatgagcaggtgcagcaagAAGTGCAGAACTTGCAGAAGGAAGgcacagagatgaaacagaaggCTAAAGAGCTTCATCACTCGCTGGAGACGGCGAAGGAAGG GGTTAGAAGtctaaaagaggaaataaagacaaagacaaCTGCTTTGACTgatgttcagcagcagctgaaatgCTCCGAACAGGACAGAGCTACTCTTACAATGAACCTGGACAAAATCAACCAAGAGCAAACAAAGCTAAACAGTAAACTTCAAAACCTCATGGCAGATTTACAAAAGGcccagcaggagaaagaggctCACAAGAAGGAGGTTGGCTCCTTGCAGGAGAACCTAGCAAACAATAAAAAGGCCCTAAAAGAGAGTCAGAATGCACTGGATGCTGAGAGGAAGACCCATAAGTCAGCGGTGGAGGAGAGA GAAAAGTCCAACGAGAAGGCCAGACAGGAACTTCTTAAAAAGAACGAGGCCCTGACCAAGGCGGTGAACGACTCTAAAGAGCAGTTGGAGCAGCTGAGGGAG GCAGAGAAAAGATTGAAAGTACAGTTGACTTCAGCGGAGCAGCAGCACTTAAAAGCTCAGGAGGGGCTAAAGGAAAAGCAGAATCAGTTGGAGAAGCTTCAAGCACAACTTAAGACTGTACAAGGGAACTTTGAGATGGAGACAAAGAAACTAAAGGGCCAAATAGCAGAGTTGCAAGAAAATGGTGCCAAAAAG gcagaagaagaaagtcAACTTCGGATGCAGGTGTCAGGACTGAGCGAAGAACTAACTTCCGAGAAGTGTCGCACAACAGAACTGCAACAGGCTTTGGAACAAAGCCAGGAAAGTCACAGCAAGCTGCAGTCTGACTTTTACGGCAAGGAGTCTGAAGTGTCTGCACTGCATCAAGACCTGAAG GCctctgaggagaagctgaaacttgcccaggaggagctggctgGTAATCAAACCTATCAGACAGGTTTAGAAGCTCAAATCAAGGAGCTACAAGTGGCTCGAAGCTCGCTGGAGCAAGAGTTGGAAAAACGAAACCAGAAGCTCCAACAGCAGGAGCAAACTTTAAACGATTCTGAGAAGCAACAG tCTCAAGTGATGGAAGAACTGAGAAAGGAGAAGAGTAAAGTGGAGGAGCTAAATAAGGTCCAGAATGACTTGGAGAAGAACAACACACGACTGATTAAAGATGTAACGGCACTAAAGGAGAAAGGGCAAAAG GAACTGGGTGAACTACAGGAAGCCAAACAGCTGCTGATTCAGCAGAAGTTGGAGCTTCAGACTCGGGTGGAAGCGGCACAAGATgatctggagcaggagaggacggAGCATCAGGCCACTAAAGACAGCATTCTGCAACAAAAAGAGCAGTTCCTCGCCCAAATTAAAGATATGCAGGATAAATTG TTGGCTGAGAAGAAAGCCAAAGAGGAGCAGGTGAAGCGTGGCGAGGAGGCAGAAGCCAAGCTGAACGTGCAGGTGACGGCCCTAAATGAAAACGTGGCCACATTGAAGAGAGAGTGGCAGAGCAGCCAGCGGAGAGTcggggagctggagaagcatACGGATGAGCTGAGAGGAGAGATCGCTGTGCTGGAGGCCACCGTCCAGAACAACCAGGATGAGAGACGGGCACTTCTAGAAAG gtgtgtaAAGGGTGAAGGTGAAATCGAGAAACTGCAGGCCAAagtggtggagctgaggaggaaactggAAGACACCACAGCAGCCATGCAGGAGCTCGGCAGAGAGAACCAGTCACTCCAG ATTAAGCAGTCCCAGTCTCTGACCAGAAAGTGGACGGAGGATAACGAAGTGCAGAACTGCATGGCCTGCGGGAAAGGCTTTTCTGTCACTGTCAGGAAG CACCACTGCAGACATTGCGGGAACATTTTCTGCGCTGAATGTTCATCGAGGAACGCCCTCACACCGTCCTCCAAAAAGCCAGTCAGGGTCTGCGAGACCTGCTTCGAGGAGCTCCAAGGCTGA